The following DNA comes from Erigeron canadensis isolate Cc75 chromosome 3, C_canadensis_v1, whole genome shotgun sequence.
AGAACCAAGAACATCAGCTGATGATTTTGCAGCCATACACAATATAGATAGAGCACCACGACTTTGTTCTGCACTAGTCCCGGTAACATTGAAACAAAAGTAATCCCATAATGCTGAGATCTGTCACCATACAGGAATTCCATTTTAACAAAACATCAAAAGAAACATAACTAGTGTGGGGAGAATTGGAAGGAAAAATAACTACATACTCAAAGTCACATCATCCTTATATATAAAGTAGGTTGAATCTAACTACATTAGGAAGTTTAAAATGGTCACTGATATTAGCCTGATTGGTATTTAAGACCATACCGTGCTAGAAGAAATATTCCCCTTAGATACCAATGCCGCAACAATAAACTCCAATGCTGCAAGATCCCCAATGTTCGAATCAGTAGCAAGAGTAATGAGGTTTTTAGCAGTTTCAATTGGAATCTTTGTTATGTAAATATGAACAAATGCATTCTCCACCGCCTCAGAAATGGATTTGTCTTGGGAAAATACCTACACTCAAAAGGCTAGTGTCAGAATGAAATGTTAAAATAAGAACAATAGGTGCAATGGTAAATATCCATACAGCTGAATATTTTCATGTAAAAGCGTTGGAGTATAAGGCATTAGTGCATCACCAGTGGCAACATCTTTCTAAGACAAGCTTCTGACCCATCAATCTGGAACTGTTTGCACCTCATTAGCAATAAAATTGTGTTTTCAACATCAGTCGCTGATGATGAAGCCATTAACTGGACAAGGGTTGGCATGGTGGCAGATATACATTGAGAAAATCTCAATCCGGCCTCAAGTGATGCAATCAAAGTCTTGGTTTGCTGCAAATTCCCAACATCTGGTACTGAACTATCTGTTTGAGTACTTTGCTCATCCTCATTAGGCATGCAGCTGTCAGTCAAACTATCATGCTGCTCCTTAAGAGCTCCAGCATTGTCTTCCACTAATTCACCATCTTCATTTCTGGTATCACTATCAAGTGGTGATACCTCCAAAGCACTTTCTTCTGAACCATTCGGCTCAAGTTCATTTAACTTCTTTGTGTACTGCTTTAAGGTTGCCTCAAATGAAGCTATACGCAGTTGTGGGCCAAATGGGTTATGTTGCAACATCATGATGAGTAAATTCAGTGCAGATTTTCTAACCACAGCACTCTTATCCTCCAACCTCCCAGCAGCTACTACAGCAACTTCGTTCCATAAACCAATCGATACAGAATGCTCTTCGCACAGTTCAACCCATACCTGTAATACTCGACTTCTGGTATATGCTGAAACATCCCTAGCACGTTCTAGCAATATTTCCAACATTGCCTGCTTTGTTCGAAGACGAATGGACTTGCTACTTACTTCCCCTTCAATATCATTAAAGGCTTTTGCCACCAGCTTTCCCAACACTCCGACAAGGGCATTCCTTATCTTGTATGATTCTCCACCAAAGTGGGGAACCAATAAACCTATGTTAGTTGAGATTAACTTTGGTGAACGATCAGCAAGCTCTACAAGAAACCTTCCAATATTATCAGCTCCAACAGTGTCTTTCACGTAATCTTTTGGGTTGGTTCTCCCAATTTCTCTTATAAGAGAGATAGCCAGGCTTCCATCAGAATACTTTTTCTCTGCCAAAGCTGCAGCATCAGCCAAGTGCACAACAGCAAAATCATGTTTATGAAGTAAGTGCAAGATTGAAGCACAAGATTGTGCCAAATAATGGTATTTAGTCGCACAAGTCCCAACAATACGGCATAGAGCTTCCTTTGCCTCGGCATCTTTCAACAACATTGCATTCTCAAACATGGAAAGTGAATTTCTACAACAAACCAAACCATGACATTGTAATTGACATAAAGCTTCAAATTTATAGATACGTATATTCAAGCTAATCAGATATACCCCATTCATCATGATACCCAACATACCTCACAACAAAAGACAAATAATTTTCATCTGGATCTGAAGAGCCAAAGAGCGATGATAGATTGATCTCCAAGGAATTAGCAATCAAATTTAGTATACGTCCCCTTTGGGCTTCCCAATTCCATGAGCTAACAGGATGTTTCTTCCTACCACTTGGCAGTGCCTAAAAAGGAAGACCAATAATCCTATTAAAGTTTATGACTAACCACGAACACTAGAGGTAAAATGCAGTAATGTACATCATTTCTCTAAATATATGCCTAGTTTTAGTATAAGTACATCACATAGCATTCCCTTACATATATGCCTAGTTTTCCTAATTGAAAATGATATGTGCACCACATGTATTATGCAATCACAGCACGTACAAATAGTATACTCTACGAACTACAGCTATCTAAACCATGAAACGTTGTGTACGGCTACTTATACAATTGTACACAATAACAAACTTGAGCAGAGTAAATTTCTTCCAAAAATGACTTTTTTTTCGTAACTGCGATGTCTAAACTTAGGCCAGTTAATCCACTAGTTCTACTAATTTTCCAAATTGTGTTTAAGCATACAGCAAAATTCTAACGATAAGCATTAAGCAAGCAACGTAATCAGCTTACTTTAGTAGTAGTGCTTGAACCACTGTTTGATTCCTGTAAGACAACAACATTAACAAGAAAAAACGTATAAATTTTAAACGCGTTCCGATGAGAATTAACTCGATCCAACACTCTACTACCTCCCTCATCACATTCACCCTCATCTCTACTCGGTGAACTTGAAACCCTAAAAAGTGAATCAATATTCGGAAGCAAAACACTAAAGTTTGACCTCAAACTTTCCACAATATTCAACTTACAACCAGGAGTCAAATCCCCAAAGTACTTAATCGACGAGTAAATGCGATCGAATACGTCTTGCTCTTGGACGCAATACAGCTCTTTATCGGATAGATCAAAAGATAGGCCTGTGATTGGAAATTAAGGAGGTGATTTTTAGTTATAAATagtgaaattgaaattgaaaagggGAGAAGAAAGACTGTACTGAACCTTTAACGAATTCTTCGAGATCGGAAGGACGGAGAGAGGAGAGGGAAGTAGGGTTTTGGACAAAGAGATTCGGGGCATCGGAAGCGGATTCTTTTTCGagagaaattagggttttggggaAGATGAAGGTTGGAGACATCGTCGTGATGGGAGAGAAATTGAGAGAGATTTctcagtgtgtgtgtgtgtgtgtatgtgtgatttgaaattgaaatttgggGGGAGTTTGAAAAGATATTGGGAGCGGGAAGTTGAATGTGAAAGGAAGGGGACGGGAGAAGAAATGAaaaccttttttaaaaataaataaataaataaatgaactaATTATTTCTTGTCATGATTTTACTACTCGTATAGTCGTATCTTTAACCATTACGTACGACTTGAAGTTCAAGGTCCCCACTCGGCCACTCCCCACGACCACGGCACTATTGAGACCATCCTCACCAGCTTCTGAATGAAAGGGACGGTCGGACATAAagtacaaatataatattaaacaaTTGCAAAGCCAATCAATTAAGTGATTACACCAACGCATGTCCGTGGCATGCTCATGGTAGTACACGAGATATGCAGTGGATGCAGTTTCATTAATTTCGAATATATGCAAGTGGCATGctcaatgtttttattttttatacattaCATGCTATAAATTTTTCTAtccatatcttttattttat
Coding sequences within:
- the LOC122593495 gene encoding condensin complex subunit 1, which produces MSPTFIFPKTLISLEKESASDAPNLFVQNPTSLSSLRPSDLEEFVKGLSFDLSDKELYCVQEQDVFDRIYSSIKYFGDLTPGCKLNIVESLRSNFSVLLPNIDSLFRVSSSPSRDEGECDEGGSRVLDRVNSHRNAFKIYTFFLVNVVVLQESNSGSSTTTKALPSGRKKHPVSSWNWEAQRGRILNLIANSLEINLSSLFGSSDPDENYLSFVVRNSLSMFENAMLLKDAEAKEALCRIVGTCATKYHYLAQSCASILHLLHKHDFAVVHLADAAALAEKKYSDGSLAISLIREIGRTNPKDYVKDTVGADNIGRFLVELADRSPKLISTNIGLLVPHFGGESYKIRNALVGVLGKLVAKAFNDIEGEVSSKSIRLRTKQAMLEILLERARDVSAYTRSRVLQVWVELCEEHSVSIGLWNEVAVVAAGRLEDKSAVVRKSALNLLIMMLQHNPFGPQLRIASFEATLKQYTKKLNELEPNGSEESALEVSPLDSDTRNEDGELVEDNAGALKEQHDSLTDSCMPNEDEQSTQTDSSVPDVGNLQQTKTLIASLEAGLRFSQCISATMPTLVQLMASSSATDVENTILLLMRCKQFQIDGSEACLRKMLPLVFSQDKSISEAVENAFVHIYITKIPIETAKNLITLATDSNIGDLAALEFIVAALVSKGNISSSTISALWDYFCFNVTGTSAEQSRGALSILCMAAKSSADVLGSHLQDIIDIGFGRWAKVEPLLARTACIALQRLSADDQKRLLTSHGSRVFGVFDSLVTGSWLPEHIWYSAADRAISTIYAIHPSPETLAADLVIKSHHSVFGTEELQNDADGSSSNVLTTVQVAKLSRFLYVTSHVAMNQLVYIESCARKIQKEKAKKEKLVAEGQHADSNGGKPLTEPKEDDINAELGVAASEDALLDILSERAEKEIVGASTGKNLIGHCAPFLSKLCRNFSLMQKYPELQASGMLALCRLMIIDANFCEANLQLLFTVVESALSETVRSNCTIALGDLAVRFPNLLEPWTENIYTRLHDPSVSVRKNAVLVLSHLILNDMMKVKGHINEMAMRLEDEDERISNLAKLFFHELSKKGNNPIYNLLPDILGKLANADLNRESFFNIMQFLIASIKKDKQMEALVEKLCYRFNGVTDTRQWENISYCLSQLSFTDKGIKKLIELFKVYENVLSNEAVMEHFKSIINKGKKFAKPELKSCIEEFEDKICMFHIDKKEQELTARNAAAHQQKADAIKNITLDANIEEESAESEADEDGEVMDPTIDETSDIPTNENASEADDLEMSDAHENASEAVDSEKSDVSSNEDADASKQADFEEHSHVSSQVIQSEACDDEIQSPLVIPKGTARHRGKKSSSISEKADSQAPSIRVTRSRRR